In Macadamia integrifolia cultivar HAES 741 chromosome 12, SCU_Mint_v3, whole genome shotgun sequence, the following are encoded in one genomic region:
- the LOC122058280 gene encoding eukaryotic translation initiation factor 6-2-like isoform X1: protein MAIRLQFENSCDIGVFSKLTNAYCLVAIEGPENFYSTFEAELAGVIPLIKTSIAGSRIIGRLCVGNKNGLLLPHNTTDQGKYGTELQHLRNSLPDQVVVQRVEERLSALGNCIACNDHVTLAHTDLGKETEEIISDVLGVEVFRQTIARNILVGSYCAFSNRGGLVHPLTSLEELDELSTLLQIPLVAGTVNRGSEVIAAGMTVNDRTAFYGSDTTATELSVIESVLKLREGQPSSIVDEMRKSLIDSYVLV from the exons ATGGCAATCC GACTCCAGTTTGAGAACTCATGTGatattggggttttctccaagtTGACAAATGCATATTGCCTGGTTGCAATTGAAGGACCAGAGAACTTCTACAG CACATTTGAAGCTGAGCTAGCAGGTGTTATCCCTCTGATTAAAACATCCATAGCAGGCTCTAGAATTATTGGACGACTATGTGTTG GAAATAAGAATGGCCTTCTCTTGCCACACAATACCACAGATCAAGGTAAATATGGGACAG AGCTTCAACACTTGAGAAACAGTCTGCCTGACCAAGTTGTTGTTCAACGTGTCGAAGAGAGACTATCTGCTCTAGGGAATTGCATTGCTTGCAATGACCATGTTACTCTTGCTCATACTGATCTTGGCAAG GAAACTGAGGAGATAATTTCAGATGTTCTTGGAGTTGAAGTATTCAGGCAGACAATTGCAAGAAACATACTTGTGGGCAGTTACTGTGCCTTCTCCAACAGAGGTGGATTG GTCCATCCCCTCACATCATTGGAAGAGTTGGATGAGCTTTCAACTCTGCTTCAGATTCCACTGGTGGCTGGGACTGTAAACCGGGGTAGCGAAGTCATCGCCGCTGGTATGACTGTAAATGACCGGACAGCATTTTATGGGTCGGACACCACAGCAACAGAGTTATCTGTAATTGAAAGTGTCTTAAAGTTGAGGGAAGGACAACCTAGCTCCATTGTTGATGAGATGAGGAAATCATTGATCGACAGTTATGTTCTAGTTTAA
- the LOC122058280 gene encoding eukaryotic translation initiation factor 6-2-like isoform X2 has product MAIRLQFENSCDIGVFSKLTNAYCLVAIEGPENFYSTFEAELAGVIPLIKTSIAGSRIIGRLCVGNKNGLLLPHNTTDQELQHLRNSLPDQVVVQRVEERLSALGNCIACNDHVTLAHTDLGKETEEIISDVLGVEVFRQTIARNILVGSYCAFSNRGGLVHPLTSLEELDELSTLLQIPLVAGTVNRGSEVIAAGMTVNDRTAFYGSDTTATELSVIESVLKLREGQPSSIVDEMRKSLIDSYVLV; this is encoded by the exons ATGGCAATCC GACTCCAGTTTGAGAACTCATGTGatattggggttttctccaagtTGACAAATGCATATTGCCTGGTTGCAATTGAAGGACCAGAGAACTTCTACAG CACATTTGAAGCTGAGCTAGCAGGTGTTATCCCTCTGATTAAAACATCCATAGCAGGCTCTAGAATTATTGGACGACTATGTGTTG GAAATAAGAATGGCCTTCTCTTGCCACACAATACCACAGATCAAG AGCTTCAACACTTGAGAAACAGTCTGCCTGACCAAGTTGTTGTTCAACGTGTCGAAGAGAGACTATCTGCTCTAGGGAATTGCATTGCTTGCAATGACCATGTTACTCTTGCTCATACTGATCTTGGCAAG GAAACTGAGGAGATAATTTCAGATGTTCTTGGAGTTGAAGTATTCAGGCAGACAATTGCAAGAAACATACTTGTGGGCAGTTACTGTGCCTTCTCCAACAGAGGTGGATTG GTCCATCCCCTCACATCATTGGAAGAGTTGGATGAGCTTTCAACTCTGCTTCAGATTCCACTGGTGGCTGGGACTGTAAACCGGGGTAGCGAAGTCATCGCCGCTGGTATGACTGTAAATGACCGGACAGCATTTTATGGGTCGGACACCACAGCAACAGAGTTATCTGTAATTGAAAGTGTCTTAAAGTTGAGGGAAGGACAACCTAGCTCCATTGTTGATGAGATGAGGAAATCATTGATCGACAGTTATGTTCTAGTTTAA